Proteins from a genomic interval of Bacillus sp. FSL H8-0547:
- the plsX gene encoding phosphate acyltransferase PlsX, with protein sequence MKIAIDAMGGDNAPKAIVEGAMKAVSLFSDINITLYGKEPLIKEYLTNHERISIVHTDTVIEATDEPVRAVRRKKDASMVLMANAVKEGEADACISAGNTGALMTAGLFVVGRIEGIERPALAPTLPTIEGNGFLMLDVGANADAKPEQLLQYAIMGSIYANKVRGIEKPRVGLLNVGTEEKKGNELTKAAYQLLKGSDLHFIGNVEARDLLDGIADVIVTDGFTGNVALKTIEGTALSVFKMLKSALTSNLQSKLAAAVLKPKLKVIKGKLDYSEYGGAGLFGLKAPVIKAHGSSDPNAVYNAIRQAREMVSNDVTGTIRHSVEKSADN encoded by the coding sequence ATGAAGATCGCAATTGATGCAATGGGAGGAGACAATGCTCCTAAAGCAATCGTAGAAGGCGCAATGAAAGCTGTCTCTCTTTTCAGCGATATTAACATTACACTTTACGGCAAAGAGCCTTTAATAAAAGAATATCTGACAAATCACGAACGAATTTCGATTGTACATACAGATACTGTGATTGAAGCAACGGATGAGCCTGTAAGAGCTGTCCGCAGAAAAAAAGATGCCTCAATGGTATTGATGGCGAACGCTGTCAAAGAAGGGGAGGCGGATGCATGCATTTCCGCCGGAAACACCGGCGCTCTGATGACTGCCGGGCTCTTCGTTGTAGGCCGGATCGAGGGAATTGAAAGACCGGCACTTGCTCCGACACTGCCAACCATTGAAGGAAACGGGTTTTTAATGCTTGATGTCGGCGCCAACGCTGATGCCAAACCTGAGCAGCTTTTGCAATATGCCATTATGGGCTCTATTTATGCAAACAAAGTAAGAGGGATTGAAAAGCCTCGTGTCGGCCTGCTGAATGTCGGCACGGAAGAAAAGAAGGGAAATGAGTTAACTAAAGCAGCTTACCAGCTGCTGAAAGGCTCAGACCTGCATTTTATCGGCAATGTAGAGGCAAGGGATTTGCTTGACGGCATCGCGGATGTTATTGTAACAGACGGTTTCACCGGAAATGTTGCCCTCAAAACCATTGAGGGGACGGCACTTTCTGTGTTCAAAATGCTGAAATCAGCTCTGACAAGCAATCTCCAGTCAAAGCTTGCCGCAGCTGTTCTGAAACCAAAGCTTAAAGTCATTAAAGGGAAATTGGATTATTCCGAATATGGCGGTGCGGGGCTGTTCGGTTTAAAAGCGCCGGTGATCAAAGCACACGGCTCATCAGATCCGAACGCCGTCTATAACGCCATCCGCCAGGCGCGGGAAATGGTCAGCAACGATGTAACAGGCACGATTAGACACTCAGTTGAAAAGTCGGCCGATAACTAA
- the rnc gene encoding ribonuclease III, translated as MPKMNYRERRSFVKKAEFKQFQEQIGHTFQNEKLLYQAFTHSSYVNEHRKKPYEDNERLEFLGDAVLELTISQFLFKKYPTMSEGDLTKVRAAIVCEPSLVAFANELSFGKLVLLGKGEEMTGGRARPALLADVFEAFIGALYLDSGLEPVVHFLEKCVFPKINDGAFSHVMDFKSQLQEFVQRDSKGSLEYKILQEKGPAHNREFVATVSLNSEILGTGSGKSKKAAEQHAAQEALTKLKPL; from the coding sequence ATGCCGAAGATGAATTACAGAGAGAGAAGATCGTTTGTCAAAAAAGCAGAATTCAAACAATTTCAGGAGCAAATTGGCCATACGTTTCAAAATGAAAAATTATTGTACCAAGCCTTCACACATTCATCCTATGTGAATGAGCATCGCAAAAAGCCGTATGAAGACAATGAACGGCTGGAGTTTTTAGGAGACGCTGTACTTGAACTGACGATTTCCCAGTTTTTATTCAAGAAATATCCGACAATGAGCGAAGGAGATCTCACAAAGGTCAGAGCTGCGATCGTCTGTGAACCGTCCCTTGTCGCATTTGCAAACGAGCTTTCATTCGGTAAGCTTGTGCTTCTTGGAAAAGGGGAAGAAATGACAGGCGGAAGAGCAAGACCTGCATTGCTTGCAGATGTTTTTGAAGCCTTTATCGGTGCACTGTATCTGGATTCAGGTCTTGAGCCTGTGGTTCATTTCCTCGAAAAATGCGTTTTCCCTAAAATAAATGATGGTGCTTTTTCTCATGTGATGGATTTTAAAAGCCAGCTGCAGGAATTTGTCCAGCGGGACAGCAAAGGATCCCTTGAGTACAAAATTCTTCAGGAAAAAGGACCTGCCCACAACAGAGAGTTCGTTGCAACTGTTTCGTTAAATAGCGAGATCCTTGGAACAGGCAGCGGAAAATCAAAAAAAGCGGCCGAGCAGCACGCGGCACAGGAAGCCTTGACAAAACTGAAGCCGCTTTAA
- the smc gene encoding chromosome segregation protein SMC has product MFLKRLDIVGFKSFAERVNVDFVKGVTAVVGPNGSGKSNITDAIRWVLGEQSAKSLRGTKMEDIIFAGSDSRKGVNMAEVTLTLDNGDQFLPIDYHEVSVTRRVYRSGESEFSINNQTCRLKDIVDLFMDSGLGKEAFSIISQGKVEEILSSKAEERRSIFEEAAGVLKYKTRKKKAEYKLAETQENLNRVQDILHELEGQVEPLKIQASIAKDYLEKKEELEQFEVALTVYEIEELHHKWEALSKAVEDGKRKESSLYAAVQKKEADIEQVRDRAQALDESINDLQQVLLLASEDLEKLEGRKEVLKERKKNASQNKSQLQHAVKEASERIDVLEKEKEEQSRTLKALQSEVADLKEQLQQKQSLLSSFDQNMEEKIESLKSEYFDLLNAEAQAKNEITYINEQIEQQARKTGRLKEANQKYLSERSETEEKKRKLEARLSLLEADLDEQIKTFRTAQTSLEHKKAAYQKRETALYQAYQYLQQTKSRKEMLESMQEDYAGFFQGVKEILKRRNDLEGIHGAIAELISTDKLYETAIEIALGGAAQHVVVENEQAARTAIAYLKKHAFGRATFLPLTVMKERTISAHDLQTLQSHPSFKGIASDLTEYDSVYRKAVLNLLGTVIVTEDLKGANELARLLNYRFRFVTLGGDVVNPGGSMTGGAVKQKNNSLLSRSRELETIEKQFSEMSDKTSQLEQEVKSLKLSISEGEKNLESLREKGEQLRMDTGAVRSDLKEIEMMEKNVNSHLSLYDAEKESYQEEKARMVKRKEELTLRLEKDDSKKRELDQLIAELSAKKSSQQMSKEEVQSDITDVKVVLAGKKQALENQLGLAERTEQELLAQQKKYREAKEDLEFLQDEMNSDFSGEEKLEQTAQEKREDKNKTIELISVRRSQRLKLQDQLETAEKEVKELNRQYKQLSELLKDEEVKLNRYDVELDNRLNHLREEYLLSFEAAKEKYELQTDAAEARKRVKLIKLAIEELGTVNLGAIDEYERVSERYHFLTDQRNDLQEAKDTLHQVIGEMDEEMKKRFHTTFTQIRSHFESVFQALFGGGRAELRLTNPDDLLNTGVDIVAQPPGKKLQNLGLLSGGERALTAIALLFSILKVRPVPFCVLDEVEAALDEANVHRFSQYLKKFSQDTQFIVITHRKGTMEDADVLYGVTMQESGVSKMVSVRLEETKEFAESR; this is encoded by the coding sequence ATGTTCCTCAAACGTTTGGATATAGTAGGATTTAAGTCATTCGCTGAACGCGTGAATGTCGATTTTGTAAAAGGTGTCACAGCTGTTGTCGGACCAAACGGCAGCGGGAAAAGCAATATAACGGATGCCATCAGATGGGTGCTTGGAGAACAGTCGGCCAAATCTCTCCGCGGAACGAAAATGGAAGATATCATATTTGCCGGAAGCGACTCAAGAAAAGGCGTCAACATGGCGGAAGTAACACTGACTCTTGATAACGGAGATCAGTTTTTGCCGATCGACTATCATGAGGTTTCTGTTACGAGAAGAGTTTACAGATCCGGCGAAAGTGAGTTTTCAATAAACAATCAGACTTGCCGTCTGAAGGATATTGTCGACCTTTTTATGGATTCCGGGCTCGGAAAAGAAGCTTTTTCAATCATCAGCCAGGGAAAAGTAGAAGAAATTTTAAGCAGCAAAGCAGAAGAACGCCGCAGTATCTTTGAAGAAGCAGCAGGCGTCCTTAAATATAAAACGAGAAAGAAAAAAGCCGAATACAAATTGGCTGAAACGCAAGAAAACCTGAACCGGGTCCAGGATATTCTCCATGAGCTTGAAGGGCAGGTAGAGCCCCTTAAAATCCAGGCTTCGATCGCGAAAGACTATTTGGAGAAAAAAGAAGAACTCGAGCAGTTTGAAGTAGCTTTGACCGTCTATGAAATCGAGGAACTTCACCACAAATGGGAAGCTCTTTCAAAAGCAGTAGAAGACGGAAAACGGAAAGAAAGCAGCCTTTATGCCGCCGTTCAGAAAAAAGAGGCGGATATTGAGCAGGTCAGAGACCGGGCTCAGGCGCTTGATGAATCCATCAATGATCTTCAGCAGGTGCTCCTTCTTGCAAGTGAAGACCTTGAAAAGCTGGAAGGCAGAAAAGAAGTTCTGAAAGAACGGAAAAAAAACGCAAGCCAGAACAAATCCCAGCTTCAGCATGCGGTAAAAGAAGCATCAGAACGCATTGATGTGCTCGAAAAGGAAAAAGAAGAACAGTCGCGCACGCTTAAAGCTCTGCAGTCTGAAGTGGCAGACCTTAAAGAACAGCTTCAGCAGAAACAGTCTCTACTGTCCTCCTTTGATCAGAACATGGAAGAAAAGATTGAATCGCTTAAAAGTGAATACTTTGACCTTTTAAATGCAGAAGCCCAGGCGAAAAATGAAATCACATACATAAATGAGCAGATTGAGCAGCAGGCAAGAAAGACCGGCCGCCTGAAAGAAGCCAATCAAAAGTATTTGAGCGAGAGAAGCGAAACGGAAGAGAAGAAACGTAAACTTGAGGCCAGGCTTTCCCTTCTTGAAGCAGATCTGGATGAGCAAATTAAGACGTTCAGAACCGCCCAGACAAGCCTTGAGCATAAAAAAGCAGCCTATCAAAAGAGGGAAACGGCTCTTTACCAGGCATATCAGTATCTGCAGCAGACGAAATCGCGCAAGGAAATGCTCGAATCCATGCAGGAAGATTATGCAGGATTTTTCCAGGGAGTAAAAGAGATCCTGAAACGCAGGAATGACCTTGAAGGCATTCACGGTGCCATTGCCGAGCTTATCTCAACGGATAAACTCTATGAAACGGCCATTGAAATTGCTCTCGGCGGCGCAGCCCAGCATGTTGTCGTAGAGAACGAACAGGCGGCAAGAACCGCTATCGCGTATTTGAAGAAACATGCGTTTGGACGGGCAACATTTCTTCCGCTCACGGTTATGAAGGAAAGGACCATATCTGCACATGATCTGCAGACACTTCAGAGCCATCCTTCATTTAAAGGAATTGCCTCTGATTTGACCGAGTATGATTCTGTTTACCGGAAAGCGGTATTAAACCTACTTGGAACGGTCATTGTGACAGAAGATCTCAAGGGAGCAAACGAACTGGCGCGTCTTTTAAACTACCGTTTCAGGTTTGTAACCCTCGGGGGAGATGTTGTGAATCCCGGCGGCTCGATGACGGGCGGCGCAGTCAAGCAGAAAAACAATTCTCTTCTCAGCAGAAGCCGTGAACTCGAAACAATCGAAAAACAGTTCAGCGAAATGTCCGATAAGACAAGTCAGCTTGAACAAGAGGTCAAATCACTGAAACTGTCCATATCAGAAGGTGAAAAGAACCTTGAATCTCTCAGGGAAAAAGGTGAACAGCTCCGCATGGATACAGGGGCTGTGAGGTCAGACCTGAAAGAGATTGAAATGATGGAGAAAAATGTTAACAGCCATCTTTCCCTTTATGATGCAGAAAAAGAATCATATCAGGAAGAAAAGGCCAGAATGGTAAAACGCAAGGAAGAACTGACTCTCCGGCTTGAAAAGGATGACAGCAAAAAAAGAGAGCTTGATCAGCTTATTGCTGAACTGAGCGCCAAAAAATCAAGTCAGCAAATGTCCAAGGAAGAAGTTCAGTCGGACATAACAGATGTAAAAGTAGTGCTGGCCGGCAAAAAGCAGGCGCTTGAAAATCAGCTCGGCCTTGCTGAACGGACAGAGCAGGAATTGCTCGCGCAGCAGAAAAAATACCGCGAAGCAAAGGAAGACCTGGAATTTCTTCAGGATGAAATGAATTCTGATTTTTCCGGGGAAGAAAAACTCGAGCAAACAGCACAAGAAAAGCGGGAAGATAAAAATAAAACGATTGAACTTATCTCTGTGAGAAGAAGTCAGCGTCTGAAGCTTCAGGATCAGCTTGAAACAGCAGAAAAAGAAGTCAAAGAACTGAACAGGCAGTACAAACAGCTGTCAGAGCTGCTGAAGGATGAGGAAGTGAAGCTGAACCGTTACGATGTGGAGCTTGATAACAGGCTCAATCATCTTCGCGAAGAGTATCTTCTTTCGTTTGAAGCGGCAAAAGAAAAGTATGAGCTTCAGACAGATGCTGCAGAAGCGAGAAAACGGGTCAAGCTGATCAAGCTTGCGATTGAAGAACTGGGCACTGTTAACCTTGGCGCCATCGATGAATACGAGAGAGTGTCCGAACGCTATCATTTCCTGACAGACCAGCGCAACGATCTTCAGGAGGCCAAAGATACGCTTCATCAAGTAATTGGCGAGATGGATGAAGAAATGAAAAAGAGATTCCACACGACCTTCACTCAGATCAGGTCACACTTTGAATCTGTATTTCAGGCTCTTTTTGGAGGAGGCCGGGCGGAGCTCAGGCTTACAAATCCGGATGATCTGCTGAACACCGGAGTGGATATTGTCGCTCAGCCTCCGGGCAAAAAGCTGCAGAACCTGGGCCTCCTGTCCGGCGGAGAGCGGGCTCTTACAGCCATCGCCCTTCTGTTCTCCATTTTAAAGGTGAGACCGGTTCCGTTCTGTGTGCTCGATGAGGTCGAAGCAGCCCTTGATGAGGCCAATGTGCACAGATTTTCGCAGTATCTTAAAAAATTCAGCCAGGATACACAGTTTATCGTGATTACACACAGAAAAGGCACTATGGAAGATGCAGATGTACTATACGGCGTAACGATGCAGGAATCAGGCGTGTCCAAGATGGTTTCAGTCCGCCTGGAGGAAACGAAAGAATTTGCCGAATCAAGATGA
- the acpP gene encoding acyl carrier protein — translation MAEVLERVTKIIVDRLGVDEAEVKMEASFKDDLGADSLDVVELVMELEDEFDMEISDEDAEKIATVGDAVNYIQSQQ, via the coding sequence ATGGCAGAAGTACTTGAACGCGTAACGAAAATTATCGTTGACCGTCTTGGTGTTGATGAAGCAGAAGTGAAAATGGAAGCTTCTTTCAAGGACGATCTTGGCGCTGATTCCCTGGATGTTGTAGAACTTGTTATGGAACTTGAAGATGAGTTCGACATGGAAATTTCTGATGAAGATGCAGAAAAGATTGCAACGGTGGGCGACGCTGTGAACTACATACAAAGTCAACAGTAA
- the recG gene encoding ATP-dependent DNA helicase RecG has translation MNAVNPLLQPVSAVKGVGPESAEVLGSMGILTVMDLIEYLPYRYEDYRLKDLADVQHDERVTVEGKVHSEPSLAFFGKKKSRLTVRILVGNYLISAVFFNQPYYKKKLELGSVVTVTGKWDKHRQTITANQIVFGPHAKEHEIEPVYSVKENMTVKTMRKLINHALTQFGPEIRNVIPEQLMEAYRLPAKKEAILTMHHPLKHEDLKHARRYFVYEEFLLFQLKMQALRKFQREQSKGVSHRIDGERLDGFIGSLPFPLTNAQQRVIDEILTDMKSAYRMNRLLQGDVGSGKTVVAAIAMYAAYLSGYQAALMVPTEILAEQHAESLTAIFSGFPVTAALLTSSVKGKKRRELLARVESGEIQFLVGTHALIQEDVQFSKLGLVITDEQHRFGVGQRKVLREKGENPDVLFMTATPIPRTLAITAFGEMDVSVIDELPAGRKKIETYWVKHEVLDRILKFIDKELMEGRQAYVICPLIEESDKLDVQNAIDVHSTLVHYYGDRWKLGLMHGRLSSAEKDEVMREFSENAVQILVSTTVVEVGVNVPNATVMVIYDAERFGLSQLHQLRGRVGRGSAQSYCILLADPKSETGKERMRVMTETADGFELSEKDLELRGPGDFFGRKQSGMPEFKVADMVHDYRALETARNDAAKLVQSEAFWKSDDYRELRDYVYASGIISGGKLD, from the coding sequence ATGAACGCAGTTAATCCGCTGCTGCAGCCTGTCAGTGCGGTCAAAGGAGTAGGTCCTGAATCCGCAGAGGTTCTGGGAAGCATGGGCATTCTGACGGTCATGGATTTAATTGAATATTTGCCATATCGTTATGAAGATTATCGCCTGAAAGACTTAGCGGACGTACAGCATGATGAGCGGGTGACAGTCGAAGGGAAGGTTCACAGCGAACCTTCTCTTGCCTTTTTCGGCAAAAAGAAATCACGGCTTACTGTAAGAATTTTAGTCGGAAACTACCTGATCAGCGCTGTCTTTTTTAACCAGCCTTATTATAAAAAGAAACTTGAACTCGGTTCGGTCGTTACGGTTACAGGAAAATGGGACAAACATCGTCAGACGATTACGGCCAATCAAATCGTCTTTGGCCCTCATGCAAAAGAACATGAGATTGAGCCGGTCTACTCCGTGAAAGAAAATATGACGGTCAAAACCATGAGGAAACTGATCAATCACGCGCTCACCCAATTTGGTCCGGAGATTCGCAATGTCATTCCTGAACAGCTGATGGAGGCATACAGGCTTCCCGCAAAAAAAGAAGCCATCCTGACCATGCATCACCCTCTTAAACATGAAGATCTGAAGCATGCAAGGCGGTATTTTGTGTATGAAGAGTTTCTCTTATTTCAGCTGAAAATGCAGGCGCTGAGAAAGTTTCAGCGTGAACAGTCAAAGGGAGTTTCCCACAGGATTGACGGGGAAAGACTGGACGGATTTATCGGGTCTCTTCCGTTTCCTTTGACGAATGCACAGCAGCGGGTGATTGACGAAATTCTGACGGATATGAAATCGGCTTACAGAATGAACCGCCTTCTCCAGGGAGATGTAGGTTCAGGCAAAACCGTCGTAGCGGCTATCGCGATGTATGCTGCCTATTTGTCCGGCTATCAGGCCGCCCTCATGGTTCCGACAGAGATCCTTGCTGAACAGCATGCCGAATCATTAACCGCGATTTTTTCAGGGTTCCCCGTTACGGCAGCCCTGCTTACAAGCTCTGTAAAAGGCAAAAAGAGACGGGAATTGCTTGCCCGGGTGGAGTCGGGGGAAATCCAGTTTCTTGTAGGCACGCATGCGCTGATCCAGGAGGATGTTCAATTTTCAAAGCTTGGTCTTGTGATAACAGATGAACAGCACCGGTTTGGGGTCGGCCAGCGGAAGGTGCTCCGCGAAAAAGGGGAAAACCCCGACGTGCTCTTTATGACGGCCACACCAATCCCGAGGACGCTCGCAATTACAGCATTTGGCGAAATGGATGTGTCTGTCATTGATGAGCTTCCTGCCGGACGGAAAAAAATTGAAACCTACTGGGTCAAGCACGAGGTGCTCGACCGTATCCTCAAGTTTATCGACAAAGAACTGATGGAAGGCAGACAGGCGTATGTGATCTGCCCGCTTATTGAAGAATCGGATAAGCTCGATGTGCAGAATGCCATAGATGTCCACAGCACGCTTGTACACTATTACGGAGACCGGTGGAAGCTTGGGCTTATGCATGGAAGACTTTCCAGTGCAGAAAAAGATGAAGTGATGAGAGAATTCAGTGAGAATGCGGTTCAAATTCTTGTCTCCACAACAGTAGTTGAAGTTGGCGTAAACGTGCCTAATGCAACCGTGATGGTCATTTATGATGCTGAACGTTTTGGCCTGTCCCAGCTTCACCAGCTGAGAGGCCGGGTTGGCCGGGGAAGTGCCCAGTCCTATTGCATCCTGCTTGCAGATCCGAAATCTGAAACGGGAAAAGAAAGAATGAGGGTCATGACAGAAACAGCCGACGGCTTTGAACTGTCTGAAAAGGACCTTGAACTGAGAGGCCCCGGAGACTTTTTCGGCAGAAAACAAAGCGGGATGCCGGAATTTAAAGTGGCTGATATGGTACACGACTACAGGGCCTTAGAAACGGCCAGAAACGATGCCGCAAAGCTTGTTCAGTCAGAAGCCTTCTGGAAATCTGATGATTACAGGGAGCTTCGTGACTATGTATACGCATCAGGCATCATAAGCGGCGGTAAATTAGATTAA
- the fapR gene encoding transcription factor FapR: MRKSKKERQSLLKQTINETPFITDEELADKFQVSIQTVRLDRLELSIPELRERIKHVAVKQLDDEVKSLPLEEVIGEIIDLELDSSAISIFEVKKEHVFSRNQIARGHHLFAQANSLAVAVIDDDLALTAKANIRFTRQVKEKERVVAKAKVTHTDEEKGRTTVEVTSYVGSELVFSGEFDMYRSKTIKKAGFSNEDRN; encoded by the coding sequence ATGAGAAAATCCAAAAAAGAACGGCAGTCTCTGCTGAAGCAGACAATAAATGAAACACCCTTTATTACCGACGAGGAACTGGCTGATAAATTTCAGGTCAGTATCCAGACGGTCAGACTTGATCGCCTTGAACTCTCCATTCCTGAGCTAAGAGAACGGATAAAGCATGTGGCAGTAAAGCAGCTCGATGATGAAGTGAAATCTCTGCCATTAGAAGAAGTGATCGGGGAGATTATCGATCTTGAGCTTGATTCTTCTGCGATATCTATTTTTGAAGTGAAAAAAGAGCATGTATTCAGCCGCAATCAGATTGCCCGGGGGCATCATTTATTCGCCCAGGCCAATTCGCTTGCCGTGGCGGTCATCGATGACGACCTTGCGCTTACAGCAAAGGCAAATATTCGCTTCACAAGGCAAGTCAAGGAAAAAGAAAGAGTAGTCGCAAAGGCAAAAGTAACCCATACTGATGAAGAAAAAGGCAGAACGACGGTGGAAGTCACAAGCTATGTAGGCAGTGAGCTTGTCTTTTCAGGAGAATTTGACATGTACCGTTCAAAAACAATAAAAAAGGCAGGTTTCAGCAATGAAGATCGCAATTGA
- the sdaAA gene encoding L-serine ammonia-lyase, iron-sulfur-dependent, subunit alpha, whose protein sequence is MFRNVAELVELAESKGVKIAEIMIQQEMEMTGRSREQILQMMDQNLTVMEQAVEKGLAGVKSHSGLTGGDAVLMKAYIEKGNFLSGEYILDAVSKAVATNEVNAAMGTICATPTAGSAGVVPGTLFAVKNKLNPSRQEMIEFLFTSGAFGFVVANNASISGAAGGCQAEVGSASGMAAAAITELAGGTPSQAAEAMAITLKNMLGLVCDPVAGLVEVPCVKRNAMGAANAMIAADMALAGITSRIPCDEVIDAMFKIGQSMPTALKETAQGGLAATPTGRELEAKIFGISLDERS, encoded by the coding sequence ATGTTTCGCAATGTAGCAGAACTAGTCGAACTTGCAGAAAGCAAAGGCGTTAAAATAGCGGAAATTATGATTCAGCAGGAAATGGAGATGACCGGAAGATCGCGGGAGCAGATTCTTCAAATGATGGACCAAAACTTGACGGTCATGGAACAGGCGGTTGAAAAGGGGCTCGCAGGAGTCAAATCCCATTCAGGACTGACAGGCGGCGACGCTGTTCTCATGAAGGCATACATCGAGAAAGGCAATTTTCTCTCAGGAGAATATATTCTTGATGCTGTCAGCAAGGCGGTCGCAACGAACGAAGTCAATGCAGCAATGGGAACGATCTGCGCCACACCTACAGCAGGATCTGCCGGTGTTGTTCCGGGGACTCTTTTTGCTGTGAAAAATAAATTAAACCCGAGCAGGCAGGAAATGATTGAATTCCTGTTTACATCAGGTGCTTTTGGATTCGTTGTCGCAAACAATGCATCCATTTCAGGCGCGGCCGGCGGATGCCAGGCTGAGGTTGGATCAGCATCAGGCATGGCCGCTGCTGCAATAACTGAGCTCGCCGGAGGGACTCCAAGCCAGGCTGCAGAAGCAATGGCCATTACCCTCAAAAATATGCTCGGGCTTGTGTGTGATCCTGTTGCGGGACTGGTTGAAGTTCCTTGCGTAAAAAGAAATGCCATGGGTGCTGCAAATGCCATGATTGCCGCCGATATGGCCCTTGCAGGCATCACAAGCCGCATACCTTGCGATGAAGTCATCGACGCGATGTTCAAAATCGGACAATCCATGCCGACAGCTCTTAAAGAAACCGCACAGGGAGGTCTTGCCGCTACGCCGACAGGACGGGAGCTTGAAGCAAAAATCTTTGGGATATCACTTGATGAACGCAGTTAA
- the fabG gene encoding 3-oxoacyl-[acyl-carrier-protein] reductase — protein MTEGKTALVTGASRGIGRAIALELARNGVNVAVNYAGSEAKANEVVDEIKALGREAFAVQADVSDSDSVSAMVKETVERFGRLDILINNAGITKDNLLMRMKDSEWDDVININLKGVFLTTKAVTRQMMKQRYGRIINIASIVGVSGNPGQANYVAAKAGVIGLTKTAAKELSSRNITVNAIAPGFITTDMTDKLTEDVKNEMLKQIPLSRFGEASDIAHTAVFLASEKSSYITGQTIHVDGGMVM, from the coding sequence ATGACAGAGGGTAAAACAGCACTCGTTACCGGTGCATCAAGAGGCATCGGCCGGGCCATCGCACTTGAACTTGCACGGAACGGGGTAAATGTAGCGGTCAACTATGCCGGAAGCGAAGCTAAGGCAAATGAGGTCGTTGACGAAATTAAAGCTCTTGGAAGAGAAGCGTTTGCTGTACAGGCAGATGTCAGTGACAGTGACTCAGTATCAGCGATGGTAAAAGAAACGGTTGAGCGTTTTGGCAGACTGGACATTTTAATCAATAATGCCGGCATCACGAAAGACAACCTTTTAATGAGAATGAAAGATTCCGAATGGGATGATGTTATTAACATTAATCTAAAAGGGGTTTTCCTCACGACAAAAGCTGTTACCCGTCAAATGATGAAGCAGCGATACGGCAGAATCATCAACATTGCTTCCATTGTCGGCGTCAGCGGAAATCCGGGTCAGGCAAACTACGTAGCAGCAAAAGCGGGTGTCATCGGCCTTACAAAAACGGCTGCCAAAGAGCTGTCTTCACGGAATATTACGGTGAATGCGATTGCTCCAGGGTTTATTACGACTGATATGACGGATAAACTGACAGAAGATGTGAAAAATGAAATGCTGAAGCAGATCCCTCTTTCAAGATTCGGCGAAGCTTCAGACATCGCGCACACTGCCGTGTTTCTTGCTTCAGAAAAAAGCAGCTACATCACTGGGCAGACAATTCATGTAGATGGCGGCATGGTCATGTAA
- the fabD gene encoding ACP S-malonyltransferase: MSKLAFIFPGQGSQSVGMGKDVHDQSEAARSIFEAADEKLGMKLSEIMFEGPQETLTLTYNAQPALLTASTAILSKFRESGISPDYVAGHSLGEYSALVASGVMSFEDAVYAVRKRGEYMNEAVPAGIGAMAAIMGMEAEALKSVTEEVTASGFSVQLANLNCPGQIVISGTAEGVEKASALAKEKGAKRAIPLDVSGPFHSELMKPAAEKFAGVLEELEINDAAIPAVANVTAKPVADKNEIKRLLVEQLYSPVRWEESVKEMIDQGVTVFVEIGPGKVLSGLVKKIDRSAEVIAVSDMASFEAAVQKLKEVQL; this comes from the coding sequence ATGAGTAAATTGGCGTTTATTTTTCCCGGTCAGGGTTCGCAGTCTGTCGGTATGGGGAAAGATGTGCATGATCAGTCAGAAGCTGCCCGGTCCATTTTTGAAGCGGCAGATGAAAAACTCGGCATGAAGCTTTCAGAAATCATGTTTGAAGGGCCGCAGGAAACACTGACACTTACGTACAACGCTCAGCCGGCACTTCTGACGGCAAGTACAGCGATCCTGTCAAAATTCAGAGAAAGCGGTATTTCACCTGATTATGTAGCCGGGCACAGTCTCGGAGAGTATTCAGCTTTGGTTGCAAGCGGCGTGATGTCCTTTGAGGATGCGGTTTACGCTGTGAGAAAGCGCGGGGAGTATATGAATGAAGCCGTGCCTGCAGGCATAGGAGCTATGGCTGCAATCATGGGCATGGAAGCGGAAGCCCTGAAAAGCGTGACTGAAGAGGTAACGGCATCAGGATTTTCTGTCCAGCTTGCGAATTTAAACTGCCCGGGCCAGATTGTGATCTCGGGGACAGCAGAAGGCGTTGAAAAGGCATCGGCACTTGCTAAAGAAAAAGGTGCCAAACGCGCTATTCCGCTTGATGTAAGCGGTCCGTTTCACTCGGAACTTATGAAGCCTGCTGCTGAAAAATTTGCAGGTGTTTTAGAGGAACTTGAGATAAACGATGCGGCCATTCCTGCTGTTGCCAATGTAACCGCCAAGCCTGTTGCAGACAAAAATGAGATTAAGCGTTTATTAGTTGAACAATTATATTCACCTGTCAGATGGGAAGAATCAGTGAAAGAAATGATTGATCAGGGTGTAACGGTATTTGTAGAAATCGGCCCTGGAAAGGTTCTTTCCGGTCTTGTGAAAAAAATCGACAGGAGTGCAGAAGTGATAGCTGTTTCAGACATGGCATCATTTGAAGCAGCCGTTCAAAAACTGAAGGAGGTTCAGTTATGA